GAACGTCGTCGACCGGCCGATCCTCTCCTACATCGTGGAAGAGGCGCGCGAGGCGGGGATCGAGCACATCGTCTTCGTCACCGGCCGCGCCAAACAGGCGATCGAGGACTATTTCGACCACCAGATCGAGCTGGAGGCCCAGCTGGCGGCCAAGGGCAAGACCGAGCTCCTGGCGGCCATGAATGCCGAACTGGCCCGCGCCGGCGAGATGAGCTTCACCCGCCAGATGCAGCCCAAGGGCCTGGGCCACGCCGTCTGGTGCGCCCGCGACATCATCGGCCATGAACCCTTCGCCGTCATCCTGCCGGACGTGATCGTGGATTCGCAGCCCGGCGCTCTGAAGCAGCTGGCCGAGGTCTATGCCGAGGTCGGGGGCAACGTCATCGGCGTCGAGGCCGTGCCCGAAGCCGAGACCCACAAATACGGCATCGTCGACCCGGCCGACCGCGACGGCCGCCGCTTCGCCATGAAGGGCATGGTCGAAAAGCCCAAGCCGGGCACGGCGCCGTCCAATCTGTCGATCTCGGGCCGCTACATCCTCCAGCCGGAGATCTTCGACCTGCTGGAGACGCAGGAGCGCGGCGCCGGCGGCGAGATCCAACTGACCGACGCCATGGACCGGCTGATGCGCTCCCAGCCCTTCACCGCCTATGAATACGAAGGCGTGACCCACGACTGCGGCGACAAGATCGGCTTGCTGCGCGCCAACGTCGCCCTGGCCCTGAAGCGCCCCGACCTGGGCGAGGCCACCCGGGCCGCCATCACCGCCCTGCTCTGAACCGGTCGCCTCGGCCGGGCCGTCCGCACGCTTTTGTGTAACGGAGCCGCTGGAACGTCCGGTTTCTGGCCGGGCGCGACCGGCGCATGCGGCGTATCATCAAGTCCGGTCGGGCGCCGACCATAGCGGAAGGAGGAGGCTCGGCGAGCGGGCGATCAGGAGATGCGACATGCATACCATGATCCTCAGCGCCGCCGCGCTGATCGCGAGCGCCGCAGCCCTGCCAAGTCAGGCGCAGCACCCGGCGCGAAACCCCGCTGACGACGTCGTCGTCGTTTTCTACGCCGATCTCGACCTGACCCGTCCCGACCAGGCCCGCATTCTCGACCACCGCCTGAACGTGGCCGCGCGCCGGGTGTGTGACGACGCCCGCCTGGTCATCAGCCACTATCGGCTGCGTCATCTGTGCGTCCGCGAGGCCCTGGCCGACGCCAGAGGCCAGATCGGGTCGGCCCGCCTCTCGAAAACCGCCCAGATCGCCCCCCTGAGCGCCATCGTCAGGCGCGCTTCCTAGCCGTCGACCGTCGCCGCCGACCGCCGCGCGCATTCATCCCGGCTTTCGCCGCCTCCCGCCTTGGGCTAGGCAGGACAGGCGAAGACAAGACAGACTGGGTTCGACGAATGCGCGTGATCATCCTCGGCGGCGACGGCTTCTGCGGCTGGCCCACGGCCCTGCACCTTTCGGCGCGGGGCTGGGACGTGTTGATCGTCGACAACCTCAGCCGCCGCGACATCGACAATGAGCTGGAGGTCCAGTCCCTGACGCCGATCCGGCCGATGGGCGAACGCCTCAGGGCCTGGAAGGCGGTCTCGGGCCGCGACATCGGCTTCGTCAACATGACGGTGGGCAAGGAGTATGATCGCCTGCTGGCCCTGCTGCGCGACTTCCGGCCCGACTCCGTGGTCCATTTCGCCGAACAGCGGGCCGCCCCCTATTCGATGAAGTCGGCGCGGCACAAGCTCTACACCGTCGACAACAACATCAACGCCACCAACCACCTGCTGGCCGCCATGGTCGACAGCGGCCTGGACATCCACCTGGCCCACCTGGGCACCATGGGGGTCTATGGCTACGGCACGGCGGGGCTGCGCATCCCCGAGGGCTACCTCAGCGTCACGGTGGACACCGACCACGGCCCCGCCCGCCAGGACATCGTCTTCCCGCCCAATCCCGGCTCGGTCTATCACATGACCAAGACGCTCGACGCCCAGTTGTTCCAATTCTACGCCAAGAACGACGGCCTGCGGATCACCGACCTTCACCAGGGCATCGTCTGGGGCGCCCAGACCGAGGAAACGAGACAGGACGAGCGGCTGATCAACCGCTTCGACTACGACGGCGACTACGGCACGGTGCTCAACCGCTTCCTGATGCAGGCGGCGGTCGGCTATCCGCTGACGGTGCACGGCTCGGGCGGTCAGACGCGGGCCTTCATCCATATCCAGGACACGGTGCGCTGCGTCGAACTGGCGCTGAAACACCCGCCCAAGCGGGGCGACCGGGTCAAGATCCTCAACCAGATGACCGAAAGCCGCCGCGTGCGCGACCTCGCCGCCATGGTGGCCGAGATGACGGGCGCCGAGATCCACAACGTCGCCAATCCGCGCCAGGAGGCCGATGAGAACGAGTTGGTCGTCGCCAACGACCAGTTCCGCGAACTGGGGCTCAAGCCCATCACCCTGGCCGAGGGGTTGATGGCCGACGTGACCGAGATCGCCCGCCGTTACGCCGACCGCGCCGACCGCGCCAAGATTCCCTGCGCCTCGGCCTGGAACGCCGGCCGCGCCCAGGCGCTGCAGCAAGACGGCCAGGCGGAGGAGGCCGAGGCCGCGCCGCCCGCTCGCTCCCTCTCGGCCTGAGTTCAAGACGCGTCATGACACATCCCGCCTCCGTTCCCGCCTTGCTGGTGTTCGGCGGCGGCTACCTGGGCAGGGCCGCAGCGCTGGAGGCGATCCGGCGCGGCGGCCGGGCGGCGGCCACCTCGCGCGACGCCGATGTTCGCCGCCGATTGCAGGACGAGGGCGTCGAGGCGATCGACCCGGCCGACCCCGCCGCCCTGGGACGGGCCCTGGCCGAGGCCCGCGCGGTGCTGATCACCGCCCCGCCCGACGACCTGGGCTGCCCGGCCCTGCGGTCCCTGGGGGCCGTCGCCGGCGCGGCCTGGCCCGACTGGGTCGGCTACGTTTCCTCCACCGCCGTCTATGGCGACCGCGGCGGCGGCTGGGTGTTCGAGGACAGCCCCCTGAACGCCCCCACCCTGGAAGGGGCGCGCCGCGCCCGGGTCGAGCGCGACTGGCTGGACGCCGCCCAGGGCATGGGACTGACGCTGCAGATCTTTCGCCTGCCGGGCTTCTACGGGCCGGGACGCAGCGTGATCGACCGTCTGCGCGCGGGCACGGCGCGCTTGGTGCGCAAGCCCGGCCAGGTGTTCAACCGCATCCATGTCGACGACATCGTGTCGGGCCTGTTCGCCTCCATGGCCCGGCCCCGGCCCGGCGGCATCTACAACCTGACCGACGACGAGCCGTCTTCCGCCGACGTCGTCACCGCCTGGGCGGCCGAGCGGCTGGGCCTTCCGCGCCCGCCCGAGGTCGACTGGACCGCGCCCGAGGTCAGCGAGGCCATGCGGCGCTTCTACCTGGACTCCAAGCGCGTCTCCAACGCCCGCGCCAAGGCCGAACTGGGCTGGCGACCGCGCTACCCCTCCTACCGCGAGGGACTGGAGGCGATCCTGGCGGCCGAAGCCGGCTGACACGAAAAAGGCGCGCCGACCGAAGCCGGCGCGCCCATTGCGCTCAAGCAGCGAGCCGCCCCGCGGCGAGCGATAGCGAACCCGGATGCGCTCAAGCAGCGAGCGACCGCGTCGCGAGCGTTAGCGCTCTGAACTCAGAACGGCAGGATGTTGCGCTGGCGGCTGTAGCTCATGGTGCCGACGTTGGCGCCCAGGCGCAGGCCGACGCCCGTGCGGATGGGGGCCAGGACGATGCCGTCGGCGCGCTGATAGTTCACGCCCAGGCCGGCGACCAGATAGGCCGAGCCCTCGACGCCCGGATAGCGGCGATAGAGCATGTCGGGATGGTAGAGGCCGTACACCAGGGTGAAGACCCGGCTCGCGTTGCCGCCCCAGTCCCAGCCGATCGAGGCGCCCTGCCAGAACACCTCCTGCGAGGCCGACAGGTCCTTCATGTGCAGGGCCCCGCGGCCGTAGCGCAGGCCGGCCACCACGGCGCCGGCGCCTTCCTCGCCCGCGATATAGGCGGTCGGACGGTCGCCCTGTTCGGCGAAGATGCGCTCGATGGCGCCGCCCATGGCCTCGGCGGCGATGCCCAGCTCGCGCGAGCCGGCCGCGACCAGCTCGTCGAAGGTGTAGGCCTGGGCGTTGGTGTCCGAGGCGATGGGATAGTTGGGATCGGCCGGCGGGCGGCTGGCGCAGGCGCCCAGGCCGGCGGGCAGGGCGCCGGCGGCGGCGAGACCGAGGCTGGTGCGGATCAGTTGGCGGCGGTGCATGGTCTAGGCTCCCGGCAAAGGACGGTCCGCCCGTCGTCGCGGGCTTGGCCTACCGTCCGTGCCTTTTACGGCAGCCTTGGGGCCTCAAGGTTAACAGAACCTTGCTTGGCCATATTCAAGGCCGCTGCAGCTTCGCCCGATGGCCTCAAGTGGCGCGAAGCGCGATGTGCACGGGGAAAGTCCCCCCAGATCAAGCACCGAGGCAACGCCTCAGTGCTTGTCCGTCTTGCTCGCGATCCAGTCCATCAGGGCCAGAAGCACCCCGGAGACGACGAAGGTCAGGTGGATGACCACCGCCCACAGCAGCGCCGCCTGGTCCAGCGGATAGTCCGGCTTGCCGATGTTCATGAAGCTCTTGAGCAGATAGATGGCCGAGATCGCCACGATGGAGGCGATCAGCTTCATCTTCAGGCCCGAGAAGTCGACGGTGCCCATCCACGGCGGCCGATCCACGTGGTTCTCGTCCAGGTCCAGCTTGGAGACGAAATTCTCATAGCCGGAATAAAGGACGATCAGCAGCAGATTGCCCGCCAGCGACAGGTCCACCAGGCTGAGGATGGCCAGGATGGCGCCGTCGGACTTCATGTGGCCTTCGCCCATCACGAAGGCCTGCGGCACGTAGTAGATCAGCTCGCGCACGAAAACCACGAGCAGCATCACCAGGGCCGCGACCAGGCCGAGGTAGAAGGGGGCCATCAGCCAGCGCGCCCGGAACAGGTTCCGTTCGAACTGCGTCTCGGCCCATGGCTTCTTCTCGGCCATGGTCAGCTTCTCAGCGTGGCGCCGGCCTTGGCCGCGGCGGCGACGACCTTGGCCGTAAGGGCCTCGATCTCGGCTTCGGTCAAGGTGGCGGCGCGGGGCTGGATCTCGACCTCCACAGCGATCGACTTCTGGCCGTCCGGTACGCCCTGGCCGCGATAGACGTCGAAGACGCGGACGTCGACGATCAGGGCCTTGTCGGCGCCAGCCACGGCGCGGGCAAGATCGCCCACGGCCCTGGCCTCGTCCATCACGAAGGCGAAGTCGCGGGTCAGGGGCATCAGGTTCGGCAGGTCCGCCGAACCGCGCGCCTTGCCGCCCTTGCCGCGCGGTTCCGGCACGGAATCGAGCACGATCTCGAAGGCCAGCATCGGCCCGTCGGCGTCCAGCGCCTTCAGCACGCGCGGGTGCAGGGCGCCGAACTCGACGATGACGTTCTTGGGCCCGAGCTGCAGCCGGGCCGAACGACCGGGGTGCCACCAGTCGCGGTTCGAGCCTTGCGCCAGCTGCAGGGAGGCGACCGGCGCGCCGATCTCCTCCAGCACGGCCATCAGGTCGCCCTTCAGCGCGAACAGAGGATCCTCCCCCGTCCCGCCCCAGTGGCGGTCGGGGTGCGGCGCGACCAGGCCGGCGATGACGGTGCGCTGGCCGGTCGGCTGGTCGTCCAGATAGATGGGGCCGATCTCGAACAGGGCGACGTCGGCATGGCCGCGCGCAGCGTTGCGCGCCGCCGCCTGGATCAGGTTCGGCAGGGCCGAGGGCCGCATGCAGTCCAGGTCCGCCGCGATCGGGTTCTCCAGCACCAGACGCTCGTCCCCGCCGCCGAACAGGGCCGCGATCGACTGCTTGGTGAAGGACCAGGTGACGGCCTCGGCGTAGCCCAGGGCGGCCAGGGCGCGACGGGCGGTGCGCACGCGCGCCTGACGCGGGCTCAGCACGCCGCCCGCCTTGGGGGCCAGCGGGGGCAGGGGCGTGTCAGGCAGGGCGGCGAAGCCGTGGATGCGCGCCACCTCCTCGACCAGGTCGGCCGGGCCTTCCACGTCGCGGCGCCACGACGGCGGCGTCACCGACCAGGGCGATCCGCGCATGACGGTGAAGCCCAGGGCGAACAGGATCTCGAAGATCCGGTCCTCGCCCAGGTCCATGCCCGACAGGCGCTTCACATAGGCCGGATCGAAGGCGAAGCTCTCGGGGGCCGCCGGGGCCCGGCCCGCGACCACCACCTCAGACGGCTCGCCGCCGCACAGGTCGAGGATCAGTTGCGTCGCCAGCTCCAGCCCCGGAACCACCGAGGCCGTGTCGACGCCGCGCGCGAAACGGTACTGGGCGTCCGAGTTGACGCCCAGCGAGCGGCCGGTCTGGGCCATGGCGATGGGGTCGAACCAGGCGCTCTCGACGAAGACGTCGACCGTCTCGTCCGAACAGCCGGTCGAGACGCCGCCCATGACGCCGCCCAGGCCGACGGCGCGCTCGCCGCCGGCGTCCGCGATGACGCAGTCGCCCGCGCCGGGCGCATAGGTCTTGCCGTCCAGGGCGACCAGGCTGTCGGCCTCGCCCCGGCCGCCGCGCACGACGATCTCATGCCCTTCCAGCTTGGCCAGGTCATAGACGTGCAGCGGCCGCGCCCGATCGTAGGAAACCAGGTTGGTGATGTCGACGAGACGGTTGATCGGACGCAGGCCGATGGCCGTCAGCCGCTGCTGCAGCCATTCCGGCGACGGACCGTTGCGGACGCCTCGGATCACCCGCCCGGCGAAGACCGGGCACAGGTCGGGGCGGTCGATGCGCACCGTCGCCGGCGAGGCGAAGGCGCCGGGCGCCGGCGCGATCGGCGGCGTCGTCAGCCGGCCCAGGCCGGCGGCGGCCAGGTCGCGGGCGATGCCCGCCACGCCCAGCCAGTCGGGCCGGTTCGGCGTGACCTCGAAGTCGATCACCGGCTCGGCGCCGAAGACGCCCGCCGCCGGGGTTCCGACCTGCAGCTCGTCGGACAGCTCCAGGATGCCGTCGCTGTCGTCGGCCAGCTCCAGCTCGGCGCCCGAGCACAGCATGCCGTTCGACACCACGCCGCGCACCGGCTTCTCGACCAGGGTCACGCCCAGGCCGGGCACATAGGCGCCGATGGGGGCGTAGATGGTGGTCAGGCCTGCCCGCGCGTTCGGGGCGCCGCAGACGATCTCCTTCAGACCATCGACGGTCTCGACCTGGCAGACCTGCAGGCGGTCGGCGTTGGGATGGCGCTCGGCCGAGACGATCTTGGCCACACTGAAGGGGGCCAGGGCCGCGATGGGATCGTGGACCTCCTCGACCTCCAGCCCGGCCATGGTCATGGCCTCGGCGACCTGATCGACCTCGGCCTCGGTGGCCAGGTGGCTCTTCAGCCAGGAAAGCGTGAACTTCATTGCGTCGCCTCGACCTGAGGCTCGGCCAGGGCCTTGGCCATGTTGTCGAGGAAGTCGGCCGCGCCCGTGAAGCCGACGCCCAGGAAGCGGCAGTTGACGAACTGGCAGTTCCTGAACGGGATCGGTCCGGTGACCCGCTGCGGCCCCTGCGGCGCCAGCATCAGGTTGCGCGGATCGCCATGGGCGTCGCCCATGTTGCAGCCGTCGAAATTGCAGCCTTCCAGCGGCAGCAGGACGGCCGGCCCCTCGATCAGGCAGTTCTCGAACCGTCGGCCCTCGATGACCATGGCGCCGGCGCGGGCCGTCTCCATGAACAGCTGGGGCAGCCAGACGCTCTTGCCGACATAGGCCGGACCGGGGCCGAGGAGTTCGAGGGTGATGGCGGTGTCAGTCATATCGGTCTTTCGGATACTGGGAGGGGAAGAGGCGTCATCCTGGACGACGCGGCTCACTCCCCGGCCTGGGCGCGGGCGCTCAGCAGACCTTGTTCAAGTTGATCGAGGCTCTCAGCGGCGGCGGTGAAACCGACCTGGACGAAACGGCAGCGCTCGAAACGGCAGTTGGCCATGCCGATCACGCCGGCAATCTTTTCCCCACGCGGATCGAGCAGCAGGGTGCGCGGATCCTCGGCCATGCCCATGTTGCAGCCGTCGAACGTCGTGCCGTCCATGACCGCCATCACCGCCGGTCCCTCGATGAGGCATTCGGTAAAGGTCTTGCCGTCGATGAAGGTCTGGCCCGCGTTCATGTGATGCACCGCCAGGGACGGCAGCCAGACCGCCTCCTTCTGGAAGGCGGTGCGAGCGACGAGTTCACGGCCGAACTTCTCCTCGGCGGACATCGCGGTCTGATCGGTCATGGCGCGTCTTTCTCTATTCAGCTGAGGCCCGACGCCGGGTTCGGCGCGGCGAAGGCGGAGAAGCCGTAGTGCGCCAGCCAGCGCGTGTCGGCCTCGAACATGGGGCGCAGGTCGGGCACGCCGTATTTCAGCATGGCCAGGCGGTCGACGCCCATGCCGAAGGCGAAGCCCTGATACTCGTCCGGGTCGATGCCGCAGTTGCGCAGCACGTTCGGGTGCACCATCCCGCAGCCCAGGATCTCGAGCCAGTCCTCACCCTCGTTCAGGGTCAGCTTGCCGCCCGAGCGGTCGCAGCGGATGTCCATCTCGGCCGAGGGCTCGGTGAAGGGGAAGTGGTGCGGGCGGAAGCGGGCGTGAACGTCGTCCAGCTCGAAGAAGCGGGCGATGAAGGTCTGCAGCGTCGTCTTCAGGTGGCCCATGTGGATGTCGCGATCGATCACCAGACCTTCGATCTGGTGGAACATCGGCGTGTGGGTCGCGTCGGAATCCTTACGGAAGGTGCGGCCGGGAGCGATGATGCGGATCGGCGGCGTCTGCGACATCATGGTGCGGACCTGCACCGGGCTGGTGTGGGTGCGCAGCACCTTGCGCTCGCCCGTTTCCGGGTCAGGCTTGAGGAAGAAGGTGTCGTGCATCTCCCGCGCCGGATGCTTGGGCGGGAAGTTCAGGGCGGTGAAGTTGTGGAAGTCGTCCTCGATGTCCGGCCCCTCGGCCACGGCGAAGCCCATGTCGGCGAAGATGGCGACCATCTCGTCCATGACCTGCATGGTCGGATGCACCCCGCCCTTGCGGCGCGGACGGTTGGGCAGGGTCAGGTCGACGCGCTCGGCCAGCAGGCGGGCGTCCAGCTCGGCGGCCTCCAGCTCGGCCTTCCTTGCGGCGAGGGCGGCGGCGACGCGGTCGCGCAGGCCGTTGATCTTGGGCCCCTGCTCGCGGCGTTCGTCGGGGCTGAGCGCGCCCATGCCCTTGAGCAGGGCCGAGACGGTCCCCGTCTTGCCGAGGGCGGCGACGCGCACCTCCTCGATCGCAGCGACGCTCGAGGCCGCTCCGATGGCGTTGATCAGGTCGAGTTCTAGCTGGGCGAGATCGGTCATGGTCCGCAGCGTCTAGCCCGCCACGGCCGTCACGCAAAGCCTTTCAGCGTCGATCCGCCTCAGTCCGCCCGTCAATCCGCGAGGACGAAGGTGACCTTCATATTGACGCGGTACTCGGTGATCGCGCCGTCGCGCACGATCACCTTCTGGTCCTGAATCCAGGCGCCTTCGACATGGCGCAGGGTCTTGTCGGCGCGGGCGATGCCCTGGGTGACGGCGTCTTCGAAGCTGACGGTCGAGGACGCGGTGATCTCGGTGACGCGGGCGACGGACATGGCAAGGCCTCCTGAACCCCGGTTCGCCAGTCGAACCGGCTGTCGAACCCCAACGCTTGACCCGTCCAAAAGTCAGGCTTGGCCATAAGAATCGACTTTCTCCCTTCCCTGTCGGCGGGGGAGGGCTTCAGCCATGAAAAACGCCCGCCCCGGCGAACGGGACGGGCGTTGTTTCTTTTTGCGCTAGCGCTCGACCCGCGCGGTCTCGCTGCTTGAGCGCGGGCGCTACCGCTCGACCCGCGGGGCCGAGCGCCTTGAGCGCTTAGGCCAGGGCGGCGCGGACCTTGTCGGCGATGCCCTTGAAGCCGGCCTCGTCGGCGGCGATGGCGGCCAGGACCTTGCGGTCCAGCTCGATGCCGGCCTTGTTCAGGCCGTGCATGAACTGCGAGTAGGTGAAGCCTTCGGTGCGGGCCGCGGCGTTGATGCGCTGGATCCACAGGGCGCGGAACGAGCGCTTCTTGTTGCGACGGTCGCGGTAGGCGTACTGACCGGCGCGGTCCACCGCGGCCTTGGCGGCGCGGATGGTGTTCTTGCGGCGGCCGTAGAAGCCCTTGGCCTGCTTCAGGACCTTCTTGTGCTTGGCGTGGGACGTAACGCCCCGGGTGACGCGAGCCATTGTAATTTTCCCTTCGGGAAGCCTCTAGCGTTCGCCGCGCGGCGGCTCACTGCATGAGAGGCTTTAGTTCAAATTCGATTATGCGGAGAGGATCAGTGATGCAGCGCGCCGATCAGGCGTACGGCATGTAGGACTTGATCTTCTTGGCGTCGGCGTCGGCCATGACCGAAGTGCCGCGGTTCTGGCGGATGTACTTCGAGTTGTGGCTGATCAGGCGGTGGCGCTTGCCGGCCACGCCAGCCTTGACCTTGCCCGTCGCGGTGAATTTGAAGCGCTTCTTGGCGCCCGACTTCGTCTTCAGCTTCGGCATTTTCACTCTCTCTATCTTGAGAGGGCTACCGCCCTTTGGCTACTTGAGCCCGAGGATGGAACCCTTGATTTAAGACCGCCCAGGCATGCCTGTTCGCCCGGCGGTCCAGTACGCGAAGGCGCGGCTTGTAAGGCGCCGCCCCCCCAAAAGCAAGACGCCCGGCGCAAAGGCCGGGCGGCGAACCGTCAGATTGCACGCCAGGGGCGTGCAGCGCCGCTTAGCGCGGCGCCAGGATCATGATCATCTGGCGCCCTTCCATCTTGGGCGCGAACTCGACCTTGGCTTCTTCCTCGAAATCCGTCTGGACCTTGTTCATCAGCTTCATGCCCAGTTCCGGGTGGGCCATTTCACGGCCGCGGAAGCGGATGGTAACCTTGACCTTGTCACCGTCATCGAAGAAGCGGTGCATGGCCTTGGCCTTCACCTCATAATCGTGGGTGTCGATGTTCGGCCGAAGCTTGATTTCCTTCAGCTCGACGACCTTCTGGCGCTTGCGCGCCTCGGCCTTCTTCTTCTGCTCCTGGAAACGATGCTTGCCGTAGTCCAGGATCTTGCACACCGGCGCGTCCGGATTGGCGACGATCTGAACCAGGTCCAGGCCCGCCTCCTCGGCGGCCTCCAGCGCGGCCGACAGCGGCATGACGCCCTGCTTCTCGCCGTTCTGATCGATGAGCAGAACGCGGGTGGCGCGGATTTCCTGGTTGATGGGCGGCCCGTCCTTTACGGGCGGCGCTTGCATGGGACGGCGAATGGGCGTCGTTTCCTTATGTGATCAGAAGATAGGCGAAACAGTCTGGATCAGCGCACGATTTTGCCGCGGCGTCCCAAGCGGCTGGAATATGGCGGCGCGGGGCCGCAAATTCAAGGCTTTTCAGGCTTGGAGCCGTCGGCGGCATAGGCGTCGTGGAGCGCCAGCACCCCCTCGAACACATGATCGACGCTCAGGTCCTCGATCGGCGCGAACTGGCCCCGGGTCTCGTTGGAGGCCACCGTGCGCGTCCGCGGCCCCCAGGGGCCATACAGCCACCACTCCGTCGGCCCGAACAGGCCCAGGGTCGGCCGACCCAGCGCCGCCGAGACGTGCATCAGGCCGCTGTCGTTGCCGACGAACAGGGCCGCCCGGTCGATGGCCGCGGCCGAACACAGGATGTCGCCCTTGCCCACGCAGTCGATGCCGCGCTCGCCCGCGGCCTCCAGCGCCGGCGTCGCAGGCGGCCGGTCGCCCGGGCCGCCCACTGGCATGAAGCGCCAGCCGTCAAAGCGCGGCTCGGCCTTGAGCCGCTCGACCAGGGCGCCCCAGCGATGGGCGGGCCAGGACTTGCCCGGCTGGTGGGCGATGGGGGCGAGCGCGATGATCGGCCCGGGACCCGCGCCGCCGGCGAGTTGCGGGTCGATGATCGCGGCGGCCTCGGCCCGCGCCCGGTCGTCGAGGAAGATCTCGGGGTCCAGGGACGCCTCGGCCCCCATCATGCGCGACACCGTCTCGACCTTGCGCAGCCCGGTCTCCCAGCGGCGGCTATAGACGATGCGCCGCTTGGTCGGGATCAGCCAGGCCAGGGCCGAGCCGCGGATGTCGACGACCAGGTCCCATTGCGTCCCGACCGCCTGCGCCCACAGTTCGACCCAGTGGCCGGCGGCCGGCTTCTTGTCGAGGGGGATGACCCGGGTCACGCCCGGCGCCGAGCGGAAGAAGGGCGCGGGCGGGCGGCCCGCCGCGACGGTGATCTCCGCCCCCGGCAGGATGCGGTTGATTTCGCGGATCACCCCCGAGGAGATGATGCTGTCGCCAATACGGTTGGCGGAGACGAACAGGACTTTGGGTGCGGACAAGCGGGGGCCCCTCGCGGCCTGTGAAGAAACGCCGTCTCTGCTAAAGCCATTCCGCGCCGAATGACAGTCCGAGGAGCCTTGCATGTCCGACTTCCAGACCCTGACCCAGACCCTGGCCCGCCCCGACGGCGAGACCCTGGCCTTCAAGACGGTCGCGGGCGACGGCCCGACCGTGATCTGGATCGGCGGCTTCCGTTCGGACATGGAGGGGACCAAGGCCCTGGCGCTGGACGCCGCCGCCCGCGAGCGCGGCTGGAATTACGTCCGCTACGACCACTTCGCCCACGGCGTCTCCTCCGGCGACTGGAAGCAGGCCACCATCGGCCGCTGGCGCGAGGACGCCGTCGCCCTGATCGACAGCCTGAAGAGCCCGGTCATCCCGGTCGGTTCGTCCATGGGCGGCTGGGTGGCCCTCTTGGCAACGCTGGCGCGGCCGGAGCGGATCAAGGGCGTGGTCCTGGTCAACCCGGCCCAGGACTTCACCGAAAAGCTGATGTGGCCGGGCCTCGCCGACCATGAGCGCCAGGCCATCCTGCGCGAGGGCGAGACGATCATCACCGAAGAGGGGCTGGGGTCCTACGTCCTCACCCGGCGCCTGTTCGAGGAGGCGCGCGACTGGCTGCTGCTGGACGGGACGATCGACATCGCGGCGCCGATCCACGTGCTTCAGGGCCGCGCCGACGACGTGGTGCCGTGGCGCCACCAG
The nucleotide sequence above comes from Brevundimonas naejangsanensis. Encoded proteins:
- the galU gene encoding UTP--glucose-1-phosphate uridylyltransferase GalU, encoding MTTSPARLRKAVLPVAGLGTRVLPGTKTTPKELLNVVDRPILSYIVEEAREAGIEHIVFVTGRAKQAIEDYFDHQIELEAQLAAKGKTELLAAMNAELARAGEMSFTRQMQPKGLGHAVWCARDIIGHEPFAVILPDVIVDSQPGALKQLAEVYAEVGGNVIGVEAVPEAETHKYGIVDPADRDGRRFAMKGMVEKPKPGTAPSNLSISGRYILQPEIFDLLETQERGAGGEIQLTDAMDRLMRSQPFTAYEYEGVTHDCGDKIGLLRANVALALKRPDLGEATRAAITALL
- a CDS encoding UrcA family protein, which produces MHTMILSAAALIASAAALPSQAQHPARNPADDVVVVFYADLDLTRPDQARILDHRLNVAARRVCDDARLVISHYRLRHLCVREALADARGQIGSARLSKTAQIAPLSAIVRRAS
- a CDS encoding NAD-dependent epimerase/dehydratase family protein, giving the protein MRVIILGGDGFCGWPTALHLSARGWDVLIVDNLSRRDIDNELEVQSLTPIRPMGERLRAWKAVSGRDIGFVNMTVGKEYDRLLALLRDFRPDSVVHFAEQRAAPYSMKSARHKLYTVDNNINATNHLLAAMVDSGLDIHLAHLGTMGVYGYGTAGLRIPEGYLSVTVDTDHGPARQDIVFPPNPGSVYHMTKTLDAQLFQFYAKNDGLRITDLHQGIVWGAQTEETRQDERLINRFDYDGDYGTVLNRFLMQAAVGYPLTVHGSGGQTRAFIHIQDTVRCVELALKHPPKRGDRVKILNQMTESRRVRDLAAMVAEMTGAEIHNVANPRQEADENELVVANDQFRELGLKPITLAEGLMADVTEIARRYADRADRAKIPCASAWNAGRAQALQQDGQAEEAEAAPPARSLSA
- a CDS encoding SDR family NAD(P)-dependent oxidoreductase, coding for MTHPASVPALLVFGGGYLGRAAALEAIRRGGRAAATSRDADVRRRLQDEGVEAIDPADPAALGRALAEARAVLITAPPDDLGCPALRSLGAVAGAAWPDWVGYVSSTAVYGDRGGGWVFEDSPLNAPTLEGARRARVERDWLDAAQGMGLTLQIFRLPGFYGPGRSVIDRLRAGTARLVRKPGQVFNRIHVDDIVSGLFASMARPRPGGIYNLTDDEPSSADVVTAWAAERLGLPRPPEVDWTAPEVSEAMRRFYLDSKRVSNARAKAELGWRPRYPSYREGLEAILAAEAG
- a CDS encoding DUF1134 domain-containing protein, yielding MHRRQLIRTSLGLAAAGALPAGLGACASRPPADPNYPIASDTNAQAYTFDELVAAGSRELGIAAEAMGGAIERIFAEQGDRPTAYIAGEEGAGAVVAGLRYGRGALHMKDLSASQEVFWQGASIGWDWGGNASRVFTLVYGLYHPDMLYRRYPGVEGSAYLVAGLGVNYQRADGIVLAPIRTGVGLRLGANVGTMSYSRQRNILPF
- a CDS encoding TIGR00645 family protein; translated protein: MAEKKPWAETQFERNLFRARWLMAPFYLGLVAALVMLLVVFVRELIYYVPQAFVMGEGHMKSDGAILAILSLVDLSLAGNLLLIVLYSGYENFVSKLDLDENHVDRPPWMGTVDFSGLKMKLIASIVAISAIYLLKSFMNIGKPDYPLDQAALLWAVVIHLTFVVSGVLLALMDWIASKTDKH
- the pheT gene encoding phenylalanine--tRNA ligase subunit beta, whose product is MKFTLSWLKSHLATEAEVDQVAEAMTMAGLEVEEVHDPIAALAPFSVAKIVSAERHPNADRLQVCQVETVDGLKEIVCGAPNARAGLTTIYAPIGAYVPGLGVTLVEKPVRGVVSNGMLCSGAELELADDSDGILELSDELQVGTPAAGVFGAEPVIDFEVTPNRPDWLGVAGIARDLAAAGLGRLTTPPIAPAPGAFASPATVRIDRPDLCPVFAGRVIRGVRNGPSPEWLQQRLTAIGLRPINRLVDITNLVSYDRARPLHVYDLAKLEGHEIVVRGGRGEADSLVALDGKTYAPGAGDCVIADAGGERAVGLGGVMGGVSTGCSDETVDVFVESAWFDPIAMAQTGRSLGVNSDAQYRFARGVDTASVVPGLELATQLILDLCGGEPSEVVVAGRAPAAPESFAFDPAYVKRLSGMDLGEDRIFEILFALGFTVMRGSPWSVTPPSWRRDVEGPADLVEEVARIHGFAALPDTPLPPLAPKAGGVLSPRQARVRTARRALAALGYAEAVTWSFTKQSIAALFGGGDERLVLENPIAADLDCMRPSALPNLIQAAARNAARGHADVALFEIGPIYLDDQPTGQRTVIAGLVAPHPDRHWGGTGEDPLFALKGDLMAVLEEIGAPVASLQLAQGSNRDWWHPGRSARLQLGPKNVIVEFGALHPRVLKALDADGPMLAFEIVLDSVPEPRGKGGKARGSADLPNLMPLTRDFAFVMDEARAVGDLARAVAGADKALIVDVRVFDVYRGQGVPDGQKSIAVEVEIQPRAATLTEAEIEALTAKVVAAAAKAGATLRS
- a CDS encoding pentapeptide repeat-containing protein; translated protein: MTDTAITLELLGPGPAYVGKSVWLPQLFMETARAGAMVIEGRRFENCLIEGPAVLLPLEGCNFDGCNMGDAHGDPRNLMLAPQGPQRVTGPIPFRNCQFVNCRFLGVGFTGAADFLDNMAKALAEPQVEATQ